The stretch of DNA GCGCTGCATTCTGTAACTTTGTAGGACCCCAATGCTATATATCATCCAAGTATTTTTGTGCAGTAGGACAAATTGGTGCTTACCTACACCCTAACAGTTTTGAGAACACTTCTTTGGTTGAAAACTTCAGGCAGTCGCTGGAATAAGTTTTATCTTCTACGCTATCATGTACTCCccccgtcccaaaataagtgactaaACTTTGTagtaactttagtacaaagttagttagtgtaaagttgagtcacttattttgggacggagggagtattaagtaCCAGTACCTGCTTGCTCTTGGTTGAGTCATCTAGTGAATATGTTGAGTGCCTGAATACATGGTACCTCAAGACTGGCTAGAACCTGAATATGTAGGACTAAGACAAGTAGGCGTGAGAGAGGAGCAGCCTGTAGGCAAAGGGAACATGCCTAGCTGCTCAGTGCCCCCCTCTTCTTCACTTGCATCGGCAAGCCGCCCTCCATACGCAAGGTCACGGAGAACACAACCCCTGGCCGGCTCTCGCCTCCGATGAACTGGAAGCTGAACCTCTCCAACACGCAGGCAGCAATGGACTTCATCTGTATGTAAGCCATCTCTTTGCCGAGGCACATCCTCGGCCCGGCATGGAAGACCGGGTACTTAAACGAGCTCTCTGGCCGGAACGCACCCTCCTCATCGAGCCATCGCTCTGGCCGGTACTCTGCACAGTCCTCGCCCCATATCTCCTCCAACCGCGCCATGGCATACGCGCTGTAGGAGACCTGCCAACCTTTACCGACGAACGTGCCATCGGGCAGGACGTCGTCATGCTTGCAGCAGCGCGAGTCCATGGCCACGGGTGGGTATAGACGCATGGACTCCGTGACCGCTGCGTGCAGGTAGTGCATCTCGCGCAGCTCGTCCAAGCTGAAGGCTGCATCCGCGCTCCCGCTGGACGCTCGCACCGCGCGTATCTCGCGGACGATCTTGTCCTCCACCTCGCGCCGCCGGGACACGAGCCAGAAGAACCAAGTGAGCGCTGATGAGGTGGTGTCCCGCCCGGCTATGATGAAGCTGGTGACCACATCACGAAGGCTCTCGTTGCTGTGCTCGCCGCTGGAGACGAAGCGTGAGAGGAAGTCGTCCTTGCGCGCCAGCCCGGCCGCTCCCCTCTCGCCGCGGTCACGGATGATCCTGTCGACGTAGCCGTGAATCGTGGCGAGTGCCTCGCTCATCCGCCTCTCCGGTCCCATGTTGAGTAGCTTCTTGACCCGCCATGCCCACTTGACCGGCGACATGAACCGGGCCATGATCATCATCTGCGCGTCGTTCAAGGCATGCATGAACTCGGCACGCCCATTCAACCCCAGGCCGTCGTCGGTGAGGCACGCCGGGTCCTCGTCGAAGGCGACGCAGCAGATGTTGTCGAACGCGAAGCGCTCGAGAACGTCCTGCATGTCCAGCGTCAGGCCTTCTAGCTCCGCCCGGGAGAGCAGAGGCAGCAGCCGCTCGACGACCTCGAACCGGACGGTGCTGACCACGAAGTTTCTCAACGAGCGCTTGCTGAACTCGTAGCTGGCGGCCTTGCGCTGCGAGAGCCACTGGTCGCCGTCGGAGTTGAAGATGCCATGGCCAAGGAAGTCCGCCATGGCAGACACCACGAACTCACCCTTGGGGTAGTTCTGGAAGTTGGTCTTCACGATGTATTCCACATTGGCCGGATTCGCGGTGATGGCACCGGCCATGAGGCCGAGACCCTTGAAGTCGAAGACCATGGTGTGCGTGGGGCAACGAGCGACGACGCCGGCCGACCACTCGACGAGGCAGTCCTGGTTCTTGACGAAGTGCGGGAGCGTGCCGATGATGGGGTAGGCCTTGAGGCCGTCGGCGTGAGGTTGCTTTCTGGTGTTCCGACGTAGGCGGAGGACATAGAGTAGAGGTAGGAGCAGGAAGAGGAGCATGGGATGGGCCGAGGTGAACGAGAGCTCCATGGCGATCGAGATCTCTGGCTTGCCAAGTCTAAAACTGTAGGAGTGAGTGGGGGTGCTTGGAGGTTAACACGGAAAAGGGGATTCTGAAGCAGAGTTGTTGCATCtttgatactccctccgtctcaaaagTCTAAAAAGGCGTTTTAATGTTAGATACATCCGTGTACTTTGAGTCTTCGGCTTCAGTACGTGACGTACTGATACTCCCTCCATTAGATACATCCGTGTACTAAAGTTTCAAACTACTTTAGTGATTTAAAcgcttttatatttctttacgaaGGGAGTACTATATAACCATTTTTCTCTTTGATTTATCTGGTCTAGTTGGAGGTGTGAGCTGGATGAGTGTACTTTGAGTCTTTGGCTTCAGTATATGTCAAGGGCACTTGTAGATGAACACTGATTGGGGTTGTGTAATTAGTTTGTGCGGATGCGACACCAACCAATTGCTCAGAATACTGCTGTTGGTTTCAGGCATGTCCATGGGAAACTACAAGTTGACGTGATTCCTGCTTCCTGGCAACTACTATAAGCAAGTGAACCATCAACTAAAACATGACCAATCTTACCAGATAAATCACTTGGACACAAACTTAACCATGAACAAAGACTAGTCAATTTTGATGTCCACATCTTCGCAAAAAAGGAGAGGCTTATATTCCGTTGCACTTGAATAGTTTAATGCTGCTTACATTTCcaaaaatatattaaaaaaataaaCTGCCTCGGTCGGTTGATCGGCTACCTGATTCGATCAACTGCAACTGAACCATAGACAAACACTGCAAAATTGTGATGCTCGCAACTGATTCGCTCAAGGAGTGGCGTCTAAAAAGTTATGTTTGATGCATAGATAATTTTATACTGTGTAACTGAATGAAATGGTTTTTTCATACTCGCATAACGAAACTACGCCACATACTACGTTCGGTACGTGAAATGCCTCCGGCCCAAGTTGAGAGGAAGATTATAGTTTGTTCAGGGCCATAACTGACCCAACGAGTAtcattctttttttttcttctgtcTCCAGCATCCACACGAGAAACTCATGAGTCGTGACAAGTCAGCTAGTTTGGATGTACGTACGGTGCACTGCAACCAGCAGTCATGCAATAACGATGAAGGTCTGAGGCTCTGAGCAATCTGGTGTTAAGTTTTTTTTCCCTCCTTGTTCTGCTGCTGAGTGCCCTTCTGAACCCACGTCGATTTCACGTGCAGCGTGGCATTTCCTGCATAGATCATCCGGCATCTTCTCCCAGTGGCTAGCTAGCTTATTTCTCTGCTACTAAGATTGATTTTTCTCAACGACGacggcaacaacaacaacaaaattactactccctccgatccaaaaaGAGAGTCGTGGCTTTAGTTCAGCGAGGCCCTACTGAAGACGGTTGAAGAAAGAGAGATGACTGATGAGAAGTGTCTGCCCCTCCGGGTCGGCGTAACGTATCAAGCTCGCTATGCCATTCTTCTACTTTTCCGGCAAGTGGTGTCCCGACGTGTAGAAGCGTACCATGCCATCAACAAGGTGTGCAATAACGGAAGATTTACACCCGAAATAATGGAGAACTCGTACAGAGCATTGTTGACCTCTGACGGAATGGACTCCTGCGACTAGCCTAGCCTAGCCTAGCTAGCTCCCTCTGCTCTCTTCTTCACCTGCATGGGCAGGCCGCCTCCCATGCGCAGCGTCAGCGACATGACGAGCCGGGGGTGCCCCTCGCCGCCGACGTGCCGGAGGCTGAACCTCTCCACCACGCCGGCAACGATGGACTTCATCTGTATGTAGGCCATCTCCTTGCCGAGGCACATCCTCGGCCCCGCGTGGAACACCGGGTACTTGGCCGTGCTCTCCGGCCGGAACGCCCCCTCCTCGTCCAGCCACCGCTCCGGCTGGAACTCCGCGCAGTCCGCGCCCCACAGCTCCTCCAGCCGCGCCATGGCGTACGCGCTGTAGGTGACCTGCCACCCCTTGCCGACGAGCGTGCCGTCCGGCAGGACATCCTCGCGCCGGCAGCAGTGCGTGTCCATGGCCACCGGCGGGTACAGCCGCATCGACTCCGTGATCGCCGCGTGCAGGTACTGCATCGAGCGCAGCTCCTCGTAGCCCAACGCCGCATCCCCATTCCCGCTCGACGCGCGCGCCGCGCGGATCTCGCGCACGATCTTGCCCTCCACGTCGGGCCGCCCGGACAGCAGCCAGAAGAACCAGCTGAGCGCCGACGACGTCGTGTCCCGCCCGGCGACGATGAAGTTGGTGACCGCGTCGCGGAGGCCCTCGTCGCTGTGCTCGCCGCTCGACGCGAAGCGCGACAGGAAGTCGTCCTTGCGGGCCGCCCCACTCTCGCCGCGCTCGCGGACGGCCCTGTCGATGTAGCCGTGGATGGTGGCGACCGCGTCGCGCATCCGCCTCTCCGGCCCCACGTTGAGCAGCCTCTGGAGCCGCCACGCCCACTTGACCGGCGACATGAACCGGGCCATGACGATGTTCTGCGCGTCGGTCAGGGCGCGCATGAACTCGGCACGCCCGTCCCCGTCCGCCCCCGgtccgtcctcctcctcctcctcctcggcgaGGCACGCCGGGTCCTCGTCGAAGACGACGCAGCAGATGGTGTCGAACGCGAAGCGCTCCAGCACGTCCTGCACGTCCAGCGTCCGCCCGTCGCGCCCCGCGCGCTCCAGCAGCGGCAGCAGCCGGTCGACGACCTCGGAGCTGACGGCGCTGACCACGAAGCTCCTCAGCGACCGCGTGTTGAACTCGTAGCTGGCGGCCTTGCGCTGCCGGAGCCACTGGTCGCCGTCGGAGTTGAAGATGCCGCGGCCGAGCAGGTCCTCGATGACGGACACCACGAACTCGCCCTTGGGGTAGTTCTGGAAGTTGGTCTTGGCGACGTGCTCGACGTTGGCCGGGTTGGCCGTCATGACGCCGGCCCCGAGGCCGAGGCCCCGGAAGTTGAAGGTCATGGTGTGGGTGGGGCAGCGCGCGAGGACGCCGGCCGACCACTCGATGAGGCGGTGCTGGTTCTTGACGAAGTGGGGGAGCGTGCCGATGATGGGGTAGGCCTTGAGGCCGTCGGGGCGAGTCTGCCTCCTGGTCTCCCGGCGTAGCCAGAGGAAGCAGAGCAGAGGCAGGAGCAGGAGCAGGGCCGAGGTCAACGGAAGCTCCATGGCGATCGGGATCTCAGGCTTGCCAGTCCAAACTGTAGGAGTGAGTTGGCGCTCCGTGCTTGACAGTTACAGCAAAAGGGCAAGATTCGCAGTTAGAGTTGTTGCATTTTTACTATGTACATAACCATTAATTATTATTTCTCTTGATTAATCTAGTCTAGTTACGGGGTTACTGCAGTAAAGTTGACTACTTTAGACTTCAGTAAAGTTGACCGCACGATTTTTTGGTGAATGGAAGAGGCGCGGTGGATCCTGATCACACATGCTTCGTTTTTTGGTGTTTTTTTTCTTCTGATTTTCGTTATCGCTTCTATCTACCACTCAAAAAGGTGAAGCGGTGGCGGCTCTAGCGGTGTGCCTAGCGTCGTTGAAGATCGTGTGAAAGTGTGTCTAGGTTAATATCTTCATATTCGATTGTGTTTGTCTTCAGTGGGTTTACTTGGATCCGGCCATCGCTCGTCTTCGTTTGTGTGTCTATAGATTTGATTCTTCCGATCTATACTTTTCTTCACTGACGACGATTGTAGTTCTGATGTGCTGGTCCTATGAGGCCATAGCATGCATGATGACTTTTCGACTGCCTACTATAACAAGGTCTACCGAGCCCCTATGAGGGAGGAGCGATGACAACAACGCCTTTCCTTACTACAATGTTTGTAGTAGTCGCTAGATGATCTTTGAATCAAGATGTAATTTTCATTACTTCTGGTATTCTTTGTACCTCGTTGACAGTTCATGAATAGATCAAAAGGCttttctttttcaaaaaaaatattgTAAGGACAACTCCAACGTGGTCCACAAAATCGGTCCTAATTGTC from Triticum urartu cultivar G1812 chromosome 3, Tu2.1, whole genome shotgun sequence encodes:
- the LOC125545069 gene encoding cytochrome P450 94B3-like, which translates into the protein MELSFTSAHPMLLFLLLPLLYVLRLRRNTRKQPHADGLKAYPIIGTLPHFVKNQDCLVEWSAGVVARCPTHTMVFDFKGLGLMAGAITANPANVEYIVKTNFQNYPKGEFVVSAMADFLGHGIFNSDGDQWLSQRKAASYEFSKRSLRNFVVSTVRFEVVERLLPLLSRAELEGLTLDMQDVLERFAFDNICCVAFDEDPACLTDDGLGLNGRAEFMHALNDAQMMIMARFMSPVKWAWRVKKLLNMGPERRMSEALATIHGYVDRIIRDRGERGAAGLARKDDFLSRFVSSGEHSNESLRDVVTSFIIAGRDTTSSALTWFFWLVSRRREVEDKIVREIRAVRASSGSADAAFSLDELREMHYLHAAVTESMRLYPPVAMDSRCCKHDDVLPDGTFVGKGWQVSYSAYAMARLEEIWGEDCAEYRPERWLDEEGAFRPESSFKYPVFHAGPRMCLGKEMAYIQMKSIAACVLERFSFQFIGGESRPGVVFSVTLRMEGGLPMQVKKRGALSS
- the LOC125545070 gene encoding cytochrome P450 94B3-like; its protein translation is MELPLTSALLLLLPLLCFLWLRRETRRQTRPDGLKAYPIIGTLPHFVKNQHRLIEWSAGVLARCPTHTMTFNFRGLGLGAGVMTANPANVEHVAKTNFQNYPKGEFVVSVIEDLLGRGIFNSDGDQWLRQRKAASYEFNTRSLRSFVVSAVSSEVVDRLLPLLERAGRDGRTLDVQDVLERFAFDTICCVVFDEDPACLAEEEEEEDGPGADGDGRAEFMRALTDAQNIVMARFMSPVKWAWRLQRLLNVGPERRMRDAVATIHGYIDRAVRERGESGAARKDDFLSRFASSGEHSDEGLRDAVTNFIVAGRDTTSSALSWFFWLLSGRPDVEGKIVREIRAARASSGNGDAALGYEELRSMQYLHAAITESMRLYPPVAMDTHCCRREDVLPDGTLVGKGWQVTYSAYAMARLEELWGADCAEFQPERWLDEEGAFRPESTAKYPVFHAGPRMCLGKEMAYIQMKSIVAGVVERFSLRHVGGEGHPRLVMSLTLRMGGGLPMQVKKRAEGAS